The following are encoded in a window of Thermodesulfobacterium geofontis OPF15 genomic DNA:
- a CDS encoding glycosyltransferase family 4 protein, with product MRILFINVLYEPYIGGGAEITLKQLVKGNQILGHEVKVLTFWDKDDKEEVIDGIPVYRAKIPNLYLPYGKMRQPFFKRVLWHIFDIYNPLAKKIVLKQIKEFKPDLVSIHNTQGWSCSIWDAVIETSIPTIQVLHDLYLLCPRNMFKDNVVCKKRCLVCKLMRFPYKQKSNKLKAVAGISNFILNHYLSYGYFQEVPIKKVIHNSRNLDTKINKKIDRNYINFGFIGTLAPNKGIEVLLKAYHKIKKPNYRLFVAGSGKEDYEKYLKSKYKDNSIIFMGKVNPKDFFERVDVTIVPSIWYENFPGVIVESFAFGVPVIGSNIGGIPEMILEGVNGMLFNPYNENELIDKMLRFETEIEHWRSKSDTIKQSALKFLDYNGWVRKWEELYLNVLKD from the coding sequence ATGAGAATACTATTTATAAATGTTTTATATGAACCTTACATAGGTGGTGGAGCAGAAATTACTTTAAAGCAGCTTGTCAAAGGAAATCAAATTTTAGGTCATGAAGTAAAAGTTTTAACTTTTTGGGATAAAGATGATAAGGAAGAAGTTATAGACGGGATTCCCGTTTATAGAGCTAAGATACCTAATCTCTATTTACCATATGGGAAGATGAGGCAACCTTTTTTTAAAAGAGTGTTGTGGCATATTTTTGATATTTATAACCCTTTAGCAAAAAAAATTGTTTTAAAGCAAATTAAAGAATTTAAACCAGACTTAGTTAGTATACACAATACCCAAGGGTGGTCTTGTTCTATATGGGATGCTGTAATAGAAACAAGCATACCAACTATACAAGTTCTTCATGACTTATATCTTTTATGTCCAAGAAATATGTTTAAAGATAATGTTGTTTGTAAAAAGCGATGTTTAGTATGTAAATTAATGAGATTCCCATACAAACAAAAATCAAATAAATTAAAAGCTGTTGCCGGGATAAGTAATTTTATCTTAAATCATTATTTAAGTTATGGATATTTTCAAGAGGTCCCTATAAAAAAAGTAATACATAATTCACGAAATTTAGACACTAAAATAAATAAGAAAATAGATCGAAATTACATAAACTTTGGGTTTATTGGAACTTTAGCACCAAATAAAGGAATAGAAGTTTTACTAAAAGCTTACCATAAAATTAAAAAACCAAATTATAGGTTGTTTGTAGCTGGATCAGGTAAGGAAGATTATGAAAAATATTTAAAATCTAAATATAAAGATAATTCAATTATTTTTATGGGAAAGGTTAATCCTAAGGATTTTTTTGAAAGAGTTGATGTTACTATTGTTCCAAGTATTTGGTATGAAAATTTTCCTGGAGTGATAGTAGAATCTTTTGCGTTTGGTGTTCCAGTTATAGGAAGTAATATTGGTGGTATTCCAGAGATGATTTTAGAAGGGGTAAATGGTATGCTTTTTAATCCGTACAATGAAAATGAATTAATCGATAAAATGTTAAGATTTGAAACTGAAATTGAGCATTGGAGAAGTAAATCTGATACTATTAAACAAAGTGCTTTGAAATTTTTAGATTACAATGGATGGGTAAGAAAATGGGAAGAGTTGTATTTAAATGTTTTAAAAGATTAG